Below is a genomic region from Coprobacter tertius.
ATTTTCCGGCTTCAAATTCAAGACTTCGAACAAATGCCATGCAATCGCTTCTCCTTCACGGTCCTCATCTGATGCCAACCATACCGTCTCAGACTTTGCGGCTTCTTCTTTCAAAGTTTCCACTATTTTTTTCTTATCGGCGGGAATCTCGTATATAGGAGTATAATTATGGTCTATATCTATACTGAAATCTTTCTTTTTCAGGTCACGGATATGGCCGTAACTCGATAATACCTTATAATCTTTTCCAAGAAATTTCTCTATCGTTTTCGCTTTCGCGGGAGACTCTACTATTACTAAATTTTTTTGCATGAGCAATTATTAATATTGTACCTTTTGGTTTCAGTGCGGCAAAATTAGAAAAAAAACCTGTTGAAACAGAGAACATTTACCGCTATTTTCATTTTTTTTTAAAATAAAGCCGTAAACCGCGGGCAAGAACGATTACTGCCCGTGATTCACGACCTCTTATATGTAACACCTTTCGGTATACTTTGTTTTCAGAAATTTATTCCGGCACCGGCCATAAAATTAAATCGCTGAGCCGGCATACCATAATATAAATTATAGCTACGATTAAGTATATTGTTGAATTGTACCCTTACATGTACATAATCATTGAATCGGTATGTAGCCCCTATATTTACATTGTGTATATTACGTAATTTGCCTTGTGCGACCTCTAATGAAGTTTCATAAGGAGCTTGTTGAATTTCGCTATTACCTGTAGCCGGCATAGTTATGCGTGATATAGTATTATATCTGCGACCGGTAGCCATGAAATAATCAAGAAGGAAAGAAAGGTGGTCACTGGTTTTTAAGCCCAACGAAAGATCGAGTTCATCTACCGGACGTCCACTCCAAATTTGAGCTTTTCCATCTTTTCTCTGCCGCCAATAATTATGTTTCCACTGCAACGAGGCATTTAATATATCGAAATACCGGTATTCGAGTTTTACTCCCGCATTCCAGTTTACAGCATCTATTCCTTGATAACTTATCGTACTGCGAGACATATCGGTAAAAAAGGTATTTTCTCCCGAGAGAGTAACCGTACCGTCGTAATCGTATCCCTCGAATGCCTGATAATCGAACAATGCCGATGTTACGGTCTTTATTCCGCCGAAAAGATCGAATGTGAAAGATTTAAAGAAATTAGATCGAAATCCTAACGTCCAATCGGCCGGTGTATAAGAGCCGGATGGTTTCTGCGAAGGATTGAAATAAATATTTTCTTTAGCCAAAGAAGTAAAAGTATGAAGTTTTTTGCCCCCTGTAAGATTACTGTATAGGAAGAAATTATCGACAAACATCCATCGGAAATAAATATCAGGAGCAAATCTTACAACGGTTCCGTCATTTGCCGAAAAATCGGCATTTACACCCAAACGAAATTTTATCCGGTCATTCTCCATATTATAATAAGGATTCAGGGTAACCATAGCATAATTATCGATAAGAGGAGCATGCGTATAAAATAAATAATCGACTTTACCATCTATACCGATTGCATTATTTTCATCGATAGGAGCAACCAGTTCTACTTTAGCAAAAAGATTATTTTCGGCGCTTCCCGGATATGTACACAAAGCACCCAGACGGTTGGCATAACGTCCGAAACCAGCTGTAATCCGGTATTTTAATTCATTATTTTTATCCTGTGATTCGATAGCCGAATAAACATCCCATTGGTTTACAATCTGATTACGTCCATAACCCTGCAAATTATCTTTCATAGCACCATAAAATGCCGGAGATAAAGGCATTCCGTAATAATTAAACAGATTATAGCGATAATTACCTCCGAGGCTCCAAACCAACCGGTCGAAACGATGTTGATACGATACATTCAGGAGATTATCACTCCGCTTAGGAGAAGCTTTTTTATTCAGCCCATAAGCTTCAACAAGCTCTTTCTCGAGATATTTCACTTTTCCATGAGTAGAAAAATGCCGGAACCAAATATTCAGCCTGTCTTTTTCCGTATCGAGAAAACGATAACCGGCCGAGGCTGATGCATTTAAATAGTTCCCCATCGAAAGATCGGCATACCCATTTTTTACCTTATACGGAAAGGATGTTCCAAACTCTGCAGCAGGCAGTGTTTGCAATTGTGGAACAATTGTTACAGGTACCAACCAATCGACATATTGTATAGTTGTTTTATTTACTTTCGGAGCTTCCACCTCCGGTAAAACATTTATTTTTGATGCGTCGCGTACAATCGGGGTAAAATCCTTTTCAATCGTCATTTCACGGGTTAATGCATCATTGGTCTGCGCTTGTATTCCACAGGTAACTGTCATAAATACAAGAATAATAATATATATTTTTCGCTTTTTCATCTTATTCTTTTTTTAATTCTCACCCAGTTTTTGTAAACGCACCTCTATCATACTGTCGATATCATCTTCGCCTTTATAATTATTTTTCAGGCTTAACAGATATTGGCGGGCCTGGAAATTATCATTTTTTCCGATATAAATATCAGCAAGCAAAATAAATCCGCGCGCCATCCAATACTGATGTGGCGTACCCGCATCGATCAACCGGTTTATCTCTTTTTCGGCAGCAGAAACATTTCCCTCATCGAAATACTGCTGCGCGAGGCGATAAGATGCCTCGGCACCATAAACGGTACGTGCATCGGCCGAAAGAATTTTAAAATCGGCAACAGCTTTATCTTTTTGTCCTGACTTTAACGCTGACATAGCCCGATAAAAACGAGCTTCGGTACTCAACTGAGGAGACAGTTTCGTATCGCTGAGCAAATTATCGGCAGCTATAATAACTTCTTCATTATTTTCAAGTTCATAAGCACTCCGTAAAATACCAAGACGAGCGGCTAAACGGTTTTCGGTCGACGAAGCTTTTATTTCGAGTTTTTTAAACGTAGAAATCGCTTCATCGTATTTATGGTTCTTATACTGTATATCCGATAACCGGATAAGAGCATCTTCTTCATACGGACTGTCATTCTGCTGAAGTACTGCTGTCAACTGCGGCAGAGCCTGCTCGTACTCACCATTATTATAATACCACATACCTAAATAATGATGAGCGGCAGTAGTAAATGCACCTTCCGGGAAACTTTGTAAATATTTTACAAGCCCATCGGCAGATGTTTGTGCCGGATTTTTCAGAAATACCCGCTCGGCAGAGAGGAAAGAGAGTGAATCCATTTCCGAAGCCTCGTAACGGACACTGCCACCCAATGATTTTAAATAATCGGCGTACGTTGAGACATCATTCATTTCGAGATAAACCGATTTAAGATCGTCAACAGCAACTTTAGCTTCTTCACTTCCTGGATATTTCTCGATTACCTGTTTATACGCTGCAATCGATTTGTCTGATTCTCCGGCATTGAACCAAACCATCCCCAACTGCAAACCGGCTTTACGGGCAACCGGACTTTGAGGAAAATCTCCAATAATCTTAGTAAACGACTGGATAGCCGGTTCTCGCTGACCGACCTGTAGATAGGTAAGCCCAGCCTCGAATAAGGCGTCATCTACATACTGTGACTGCGGATAATCGGTAACCAAACGGTTCATTCCGGAAATTTTCGCCTGATAATTTTTTTGCAGGCCCGCCATAAAACTTTTTTGAAACAGAGCATAATCTCCTGCAGCGGGCATAAGAGACTGAGCCTGGGCATAATTACTTTCGGCCTGGGCATACTGCCGATTATAATACAAACAGTCACCCATACGGTTATAAGCGTCGGCAAGCGTCGCTGCTTGCCCTGAGGGAGAAGAAGCGACATATTTACGAAACCATTCGAGAGCCTGTGAAAAATCCCGCAGTTTAAACAAAGCATATCCCAAATCATACTGGGCAAGCCCGTATATCGGTTTCCCGGTTTCCCGCGTACTCGAAAGATAGGCTCGATAATCAGCGGCAGCCTGGGCATAATCTCCATTACGATATTTACACTCACCCCTCCAGAAACAAGCTTGTGCCTTTATCTCTTTGTCGTAATTTCCTAAAGCGATTGCTGCAGTAAACTCCCGTTGCGCTTTATCGATCTCATTGTTAGTAAAATACTGAGTTCCTAATTGAAAAAGAATTCGCTGTTTAGCTTTTAATATTTTAGCGGTAGGATCTTTAATCTTATTGATGGAGGTAAGGGCTGCATTATAATTACGTGTATTGAGATATACTTCTACCAGATAATCATTTATACGGTCGGCATAACGAGAACGGGGAAAAGTGTTCAAAAATTTCTCAAATACGAGAACCGATTCGTCGAAGGGGGAATACGATGTCTCATGTATCGTCATGGCATAATTATACAACGCAGCCTCTTGTACCTGCTTATCGAAGGTAGCCCTCGATGCTACATCGAAAGCCAAGCGAGCATTATTTTTGTCTCCGAGCTTCAGATAACTCTGTCCTAAATACAAATATGCATTTTGAGATAATGCATCGTTTTTGTTCGTAGTACGGCTGAGCTCTTTAACTGCACCCGAATAATCTCCCGTACGATAAAGAGCAACCCCTAACGAATAAAGACTGTTGCGCAACGGTTTAGCTGTTGCTGCAACGTATTTTTCGAGATAGCCGACAGCTTTTGCATCCTCTCCCATACGGAACCAACTTTCACCTACTAAGCGGTTTAATTCTGTATTGAACTCATTCCCCGGATGTCGGGCAAGTAAGGATTCACCTTCTTGTATCACCGTTTCATACCGGCCTTCGGCATAATTAATCTGAGTAATATAGTATGAAGCCGGAATGCCATATTCGGCATGATCTTTCACCTTATATAAACCTTGCAATGCTTTATCATATTCTTTTTCGGTATAAGCGATATAAGCATTGTAAAATACGGCAGCTTCCTTATATTTCTTACCGACCGAAACTAAAGCCGAAAAACAGGGTTTAGCCTCCTCGATACGATCTGTTTTTATATAAGACAATCCTGTCCGATATAAATATTCTTCCTGATTATCGGGAGTCAACCGATCGATATCTATCTTTTGGTATTTTTTTACTGCCGATGCATATTTACCGGAGAAAAAATAAACATTTCCCTCCATAAATTGAGCTTCGATAAGATTGCCCGAAGCCGGATATCGCTGTATATACTGCTGTAACAACGATAATGCCTGAGGTGACCGCATATAGTAAGCCGATGCGGCAATTAGGAAGTCGGCTTCTTCGATAAGACGAGGATCATCACTCAACGATTTATAACGGGTTAATTGGTCGGTACACCCTACATAATTACCTACGCTATACATCTGTTTTCCACGCTCCAGCCAAGAAACGGGAAGGTCCGAACGATACGAAACCTGTGCCATGGCTGGGATCAACACTTCTGCCGAGAAGAACAAGGCAAGTATTATCTTTTTATTCATTATACTGTTTACTTAAAAGAATAAACTATTCTTAAGTTACAAAAATAAAAAAACTTTACCGTTACTACCGGTTACCTCGTAATTATTAACGAATATTTAAAAGATATGCGATTTTATATAACCGGCTTTTAGGTATATATCATTTTTCGAGTCATTCCTCCGTCAATAACAAAATTCTGCCCGTTAATAAAATCATTTTTTTCATCGGCCAAAAATAAACATGCCCGGGCAATATCATCGGGAACACCTACTCTGCGGGAGGGATGCTGCAAATGATCTTCGGGTGTCAGCAACGAATAATCCCCGGTTTCTATCCATCCGGGAGAAATACAGTTCACTGTAATGCGGGAATCAGCCAAAGACATGGCCAAAGCATGAGTAAGCGATACAATAGCGCCTTTAGATGCTGCGTACCCTTCGTTACCCGGCTCGCTCATCCGATAACGGGTAGAAGAAATATTTATAATACGGCCATACCGCTCGCAAGATACCGAACGATGAATAGCCCATAGTCGGGATATAATGAAAACCGGTCTTACATTGACCGATAAAATACGATCGAAATCGTTAACGGAAGTTTCTATTAAAGGAGAAAAACAACTGATACCCACATTATTAATAAGAATATCGATATCGCCCCATTGCTTAAGAAGACCGGTAAATACCTCCGTCAGCGATTTTTCATCAGACACATCTGCTTGAAGAAACTCGCTTCCGGTCTCTTCCGAAACACAACGACCTTCTTCCTCCTGGATATCACAAAACGCAACCTGTGCATCTTCATTACGAAAGGCTGCCACGATAGAGCGACCGATTCCGCTCGCTCCGCCGGTTACAAAAACTCGACGACCTGCAAACAATTTCTCTTTCATATCGACTCAATTAAAATTCTACTGTAATGCCCAACGTAGGCAATATCGTTCCGCTTTTTTGTTCGATATATTTCATTTTATAGCGGCTTACGCCATTATTATCGACATATTTTTCTCCCGTACTCACAAGCACAGGCTGATTATTATATTTCTGATTCAGGATATTTTGCAGGTCGATATAAAATCCGAGCATCACACCTTTGAAATAGAAGGTCTTGTCGAGACGAAAATCAACCTCTGTAAATGTCTTTAGCCGTCCCTGATTATACAGCGTATAGTCGTAGTAAGGCCTCGATGTTGCATCCCATGCCGAAACAATCGAAGATGTATATTCGTCGTAAGGGGTATAAGGAGCTCCCCCAATCAGCCGGAATTTCAGTCCGAGATCCCAATTCTTCGGTAATTTGTACATCCCCGTGAATGTGAGCAAATGCTTATTATCCCAAGCCGATGGAATATATTTCCCGGTAGAAGGACGTATAAACTGGCTACGGAAAAAAGTATAAGAGGTAAGCAAATTAAATTTTTTGCCGCCGAACCAACGAAACATCATCTCCACCCCGTAAGCCCTGCCCACCGAAGTAGAAGTCGCGGCTTCATTACCCGAGGCACCGTAATCGGTTCCTTTTGATGCCAACGGAATTTGATCTTCTACCGATAACGGAGCATGCGTGTATTTTTTATAAAATCCTTCTACCGATAAACGCGCCCTCTGCCCAAAACGATATTCTCCTCCTAATACAGCCTGATCGGAACGTATATAAGTCAATCCGTTTTGTTTGTTTACCAATATGCCGTCTTCTTTATATCCCATTGTGGTATAAGCCGGTAATTCGTAATAACGCCCTATATTTCCGTTTAAATAAAAATCGGCAACAAGATTATAAGATAATGATAACCGGGGAGAGAATTGTTTCAACGGATTATTCATATAAGAAGAATAATTATTACCATCGATACGGAAGCCGAATGAAGCCGTAAATTTACCGTTAAGCCCCTCATAGGCGGCCGAGCCGAAAAGTCCGTATTTTACCATATCGAGGTCTGTCCGGTATTCATGTATCATCGGTTCGTCATTTACGAATGCTTTTTGAAATGTACGATTCCGATATGTTGCATAATCGAGATTTAACCCGGCATTCACCGTTACCGGGCCCAGCACCGACAGATTTTCACCCCTGAAATGGCTTTCACCTTCATTAGATCGATACCGTAACGTCAGGTTTTCGGGCGTCGACTCGTCATTATCCCGGTACTTAGTATTATTATTTTGCAAGAAATTATGACTGAGTACCAACGTCTGCGTATGGTTTCCTGCGTAATGTTTGTATACAGCTCCTACGGTATAGGTATTTTGTTTTATTACAGGAAGATAATTCAAAATATACTGTTTCCCTTCATCTTTGGGATCGGTATCTTTATTAAGCCTCATGTCGTCTATGGCACCGATGCCCAGTATCGTAAGTTCGTGCTGACGGGAAAACCGAGTCTTTATTTTAAACTGTGCGTCGGTATACCTCGGCAGAAACGGCATATCGAGTAACGAGAACAACAATTGAAGATACGATTGACGTACCGATACGAGATAGGTCGTTTTTTTTTCGATATGTCCGTTAGATGTCACGGCAACTTCCGATGCTCCTAACGTAGCTTTTACCGAACAACGGTCGGGATCCCCGTCTATTAACTTAAAATCGAGTACCGAACTAAGCGCATTTCCCCGATTTGCCGGAAAAGCACCTGTATAAAAATCGACTTCCCGGATAAAATCTGCGTCGATAATACCCACCGGCCCACCAGAAGCACCCTGTGTACTGAAATGATTGATATTTGGAATTTCTATCCCGTCAAGGAAAAATTTGTTTTCTGAGGGACCGCCACCTCTCACCAACAGGTCGTTACGATAACCGTTACCCACAGTAGAACTCACTCCGGGAAACGAATTTACGACTTTAGAAATATCCCGGTTTGCCCCGGGACTTTTTTCGATTTCCTGTAAGCCTATTACACGTCGTGATATAGGACTCTCTGCAGAAGGCCTGAAAGGCGAAGCCGTTACACTCACTTCTTTCAACACATAACGGTCTTCCTCTACTTCCACATCGAGACGGTAATTATGGGAAGATACCCTAAACTCGGGGGTAACCGTCGTTTTATACCCAAGACCAGATACCTGCAGACGATATATGCCCGGAGGAACATCTGCAATTACATAATTTCCTATGCTATCGGTCATCACTCCCTGCGTCGTCCCCCACAAAACGACATTTACATAGGATACCTCACTCCGGGTAGCTTTATCTGTAACTCTACCGTATATATTATATCGTTGCTGACCGAATACTGCAAAAACGGACAAAACCAGTAAAAAACAAATACAAAATATTTTTCTCATTTATCTATATATAAAACAAACCGATGGTATCCGGTTCAAAAATCGCGTCAAAGTTAATCTTATTTTTCTTTACATTTTGTAAACAAGCGATATAACACATATTTCCAAGTTTAAATTTAAATAAAATTATCTCCCATCTTCTTTAAACTGATTCTAAATAAGATATATTGACATCTCTTTTATTATCTTTGCACAGAACAGAATCGATATGAAAAAATTATTAGAATATACCGACGACGGATTGCCTACATTGTATCTTCCCGAACTCGATGAACACTACCATTCGATAAAAGGAGCATTCACCGAAGCTTTACATGTTTACATCGAATCGGCTTTAAAATATAGCAAAGCAAATCCTGTACATATTCTCGAAATAGGTTTCGGAACCGGTCTTAACGCTTTTCTTTCGGCCCTCGAAGCTGAAAAATCAACCCGTACTATTTATTACACTACGACCGAACTTTATCCCCTCGAATGGTCCGAAATAGAACCCTTACAATATCCGCAAATGATATCTTCAGGCCATATCGAACTATTTCACCAATTACACTTATCACCTTGGGAAAAAGAAATCCGTCTATCCCCCAATTTTACATTCTTGAAAACAAAAACAGATATATCGTTTCACATACCCGAAGGATATTATCATGTAATATATTATGATGCATTCGCACCCGAAAAACAACCCCAGCTTTGGGAAGAAAATATATTCACACGCATCGCTTCAATGACGTCTAAAGGGGGCATCCTCACAACATATTGTGCGAAAGGGGAAGTAAGGCGCAGGCTGCAACGTGCGGGGTTCGAAGTAGAACGCCTACCGGGTCCGCCCAAAGGTAAAAGGGAAATATTAAGGGGAACCAAATTATAATTATCTAACCATTGAAAACCATCAACCCCTTGTATTATATGCTCTTTTATAGTACTCTATAAGCCATATCAATAGTTTCATCGCTATAGAATAAAAACATAAAAAAAACACAACCATAAAATTCCAATAATTACCACTACAAAATTTGCATTGGCTTTTGCCGTCTTATTTCTACAA
It encodes:
- a CDS encoding TonB-dependent receptor; its protein translation is MRKIFCICFLLVLSVFAVFGQQRYNIYGRVTDKATRSEVSYVNVVLWGTTQGVMTDSIGNYVIADVPPGIYRLQVSGLGYKTTVTPEFRVSSHNYRLDVEVEEDRYVLKEVSVTASPFRPSAESPISRRVIGLQEIEKSPGANRDISKVVNSFPGVSSTVGNGYRNDLLVRGGGPSENKFFLDGIEIPNINHFSTQGASGGPVGIIDADFIREVDFYTGAFPANRGNALSSVLDFKLIDGDPDRCSVKATLGASEVAVTSNGHIEKKTTYLVSVRQSYLQLLFSLLDMPFLPRYTDAQFKIKTRFSRQHELTILGIGAIDDMRLNKDTDPKDEGKQYILNYLPVIKQNTYTVGAVYKHYAGNHTQTLVLSHNFLQNNNTKYRDNDESTPENLTLRYRSNEGESHFRGENLSVLGPVTVNAGLNLDYATYRNRTFQKAFVNDEPMIHEYRTDLDMVKYGLFGSAAYEGLNGKFTASFGFRIDGNNYSSYMNNPLKQFSPRLSLSYNLVADFYLNGNIGRYYELPAYTTMGYKEDGILVNKQNGLTYIRSDQAVLGGEYRFGQRARLSVEGFYKKYTHAPLSVEDQIPLASKGTDYGASGNEAATSTSVGRAYGVEMMFRWFGGKKFNLLTSYTFFRSQFIRPSTGKYIPSAWDNKHLLTFTGMYKLPKNWDLGLKFRLIGGAPYTPYDEYTSSIVSAWDATSRPYYDYTLYNQGRLKTFTEVDFRLDKTFYFKGVMLGFYIDLQNILNQKYNNQPVLVSTGEKYVDNNGVSRYKMKYIEQKSGTILPTLGITVEF
- a CDS encoding tetratricopeptide repeat protein, whose translation is MNKKIILALFFSAEVLIPAMAQVSYRSDLPVSWLERGKQMYSVGNYVGCTDQLTRYKSLSDDPRLIEEADFLIAASAYYMRSPQALSLLQQYIQRYPASGNLIEAQFMEGNVYFFSGKYASAVKKYQKIDIDRLTPDNQEEYLYRTGLSYIKTDRIEEAKPCFSALVSVGKKYKEAAVFYNAYIAYTEKEYDKALQGLYKVKDHAEYGIPASYYITQINYAEGRYETVIQEGESLLARHPGNEFNTELNRLVGESWFRMGEDAKAVGYLEKYVAATAKPLRNSLYSLGVALYRTGDYSGAVKELSRTTNKNDALSQNAYLYLGQSYLKLGDKNNARLAFDVASRATFDKQVQEAALYNYAMTIHETSYSPFDESVLVFEKFLNTFPRSRYADRINDYLVEVYLNTRNYNAALTSINKIKDPTAKILKAKQRILFQLGTQYFTNNEIDKAQREFTAAIALGNYDKEIKAQACFWRGECKYRNGDYAQAAADYRAYLSSTRETGKPIYGLAQYDLGYALFKLRDFSQALEWFRKYVASSPSGQAATLADAYNRMGDCLYYNRQYAQAESNYAQAQSLMPAAGDYALFQKSFMAGLQKNYQAKISGMNRLVTDYPQSQYVDDALFEAGLTYLQVGQREPAIQSFTKIIGDFPQSPVARKAGLQLGMVWFNAGESDKSIAAYKQVIEKYPGSEEAKVAVDDLKSVYLEMNDVSTYADYLKSLGGSVRYEASEMDSLSFLSAERVFLKNPAQTSADGLVKYLQSFPEGAFTTAAHHYLGMWYYNNGEYEQALPQLTAVLQQNDSPYEEDALIRLSDIQYKNHKYDEAISTFKKLEIKASSTENRLAARLGILRSAYELENNEEVIIAADNLLSDTKLSPQLSTEARFYRAMSALKSGQKDKAVADFKILSADARTVYGAEASYRLAQQYFDEGNVSAAEKEINRLIDAGTPHQYWMARGFILLADIYIGKNDNFQARQYLLSLKNNYKGEDDIDSMIEVRLQKLGEN
- the mnmD gene encoding tRNA (5-methylaminomethyl-2-thiouridine)(34)-methyltransferase MnmD, whose protein sequence is MKKLLEYTDDGLPTLYLPELDEHYHSIKGAFTEALHVYIESALKYSKANPVHILEIGFGTGLNAFLSALEAEKSTRTIYYTTTELYPLEWSEIEPLQYPQMISSGHIELFHQLHLSPWEKEIRLSPNFTFLKTKTDISFHIPEGYYHVIYYDAFAPEKQPQLWEENIFTRIASMTSKGGILTTYCAKGEVRRRLQRAGFEVERLPGPPKGKREILRGTKL
- a CDS encoding SDR family NAD(P)-dependent oxidoreductase; translation: MKEKLFAGRRVFVTGGASGIGRSIVAAFRNEDAQVAFCDIQEEEGRCVSEETGSEFLQADVSDEKSLTEVFTGLLKQWGDIDILINNVGISCFSPLIETSVNDFDRILSVNVRPVFIISRLWAIHRSVSCERYGRIINISSTRYRMSEPGNEGYAASKGAIVSLTHALAMSLADSRITVNCISPGWIETGDYSLLTPEDHLQHPSRRVGVPDDIARACLFLADEKNDFINGQNFVIDGGMTRKMIYT